In Thermotomaculum hydrothermale, a single genomic region encodes these proteins:
- a CDS encoding sodium/proline symporter: MGVHSGAVFITFVIYLIALLVIGYIGDKKFSKSYEDFVTAGKSLGAIVTALSAAASSESAWVMLGLSGLGYKMGFAAYWAAIGCVLGFAANWLFIIAPVRRLSGKLNSLTLADMIEDALEDRKKLLRIIGSLIIVFFMGAYVVSQFVGAGKTFQGMEIIPPNIVNSLQHSVGNLFTVSEYTLGVLIGALIIGAYILMGGYAAVCWTDALQGFLMVFILVILPIYAVFQAGGVTHIIEALKSANIDTFWTLKGATLWGSIGFILGQLGIGLGYQGMPHVVVRYITVKDEDEGKRAGLIGTLWSFFVLFGSVTLGIASRAIFPQLTDPEQALPKFTAYYLHPVLAGIVLSAITAAIMSTADSQLMYAATSLVNDLWLKLTKKEVDRKKLVLITRSVIVIMTLIALVIALNDVKVIYSFVLYAWGALGAAFSPLVILLLYDKRFNKWGALANLIVGPIVIIVWKNIPALSNTLYELIPGFLLSLIAGIIVSRLTGKEERELAV; encoded by the coding sequence ATGGGTGTTCACTCTGGGGCAGTTTTTATTACCTTTGTAATTTACCTTATTGCATTGCTTGTAATCGGTTACATTGGGGATAAAAAATTTTCAAAGTCTTACGAGGATTTTGTTACTGCCGGAAAATCCCTTGGTGCAATTGTTACCGCATTGTCAGCAGCTGCATCATCAGAAAGTGCCTGGGTAATGCTTGGTTTATCTGGGTTAGGCTATAAAATGGGGTTTGCTGCGTACTGGGCGGCAATAGGTTGTGTTTTAGGTTTTGCAGCCAACTGGCTTTTCATAATTGCACCGGTTAGAAGACTGTCTGGAAAGCTTAACTCATTAACCCTTGCAGATATGATTGAAGATGCACTGGAGGATAGAAAGAAATTATTAAGGATAATAGGAAGTTTGATAATTGTTTTTTTTATGGGAGCCTATGTTGTTTCTCAATTTGTTGGTGCAGGGAAAACATTTCAGGGAATGGAGATTATTCCCCCAAATATTGTGAATTCTCTCCAGCATTCTGTTGGAAATCTTTTTACCGTTTCGGAGTACACTTTAGGGGTTTTAATAGGTGCTTTGATAATAGGTGCTTATATTTTAATGGGCGGCTATGCGGCCGTTTGCTGGACAGATGCACTTCAAGGGTTTTTAATGGTTTTTATTCTTGTAATTCTTCCTATATACGCAGTTTTTCAGGCTGGCGGAGTTACCCATATAATAGAGGCATTGAAATCAGCCAATATTGATACATTCTGGACATTAAAGGGTGCAACATTGTGGGGAAGTATAGGTTTTATTTTAGGCCAGCTTGGAATTGGGTTAGGCTATCAAGGTATGCCCCATGTTGTTGTCAGGTATATAACGGTTAAAGACGAAGACGAGGGTAAGAGGGCAGGTTTGATAGGCACACTGTGGAGTTTCTTTGTCCTCTTTGGTTCTGTTACCCTTGGAATTGCATCAAGGGCAATTTTCCCTCAATTAACGGACCCAGAGCAGGCTTTGCCTAAATTTACCGCATACTATCTTCACCCGGTGCTTGCAGGAATTGTTCTTTCAGCAATAACTGCGGCAATAATGTCAACAGCAGATTCCCAATTAATGTATGCAGCAACCTCTCTGGTAAATGATTTGTGGCTTAAACTTACAAAAAAAGAAGTTGATAGAAAAAAACTTGTCTTAATTACAAGGAGTGTAATAGTTATTATGACTTTAATTGCCCTTGTTATTGCATTAAACGATGTAAAGGTAATTTATTCATTTGTGTTATATGCATGGGGTGCACTTGGAGCGGCTTTTTCTCCTCTTGTAATTCTTCTTCTTTACGATAAAAGGTTTAACAAATGGGGTGCTCTTGCAAATCTTATTGTAGGGCCAATTGTTATAATTGTCTGGAAAAACATTCCAGCTTTAAGCAACACTTTGTATGAATTGATACCAGGTTTCTTACTTTCCCTAATTGCAGGTATAATTGTTTCAAGGTTAACAGGGAAAGAAGAAAGGGAGTTAGCTGTCTAA
- a CDS encoding helix-turn-helix domain-containing protein, whose protein sequence is MAELKDAVLKAMKDAGKPVRPGDVAKMLNVDSKEVSKAIKELKNEGKVISPKRCYYAPNE, encoded by the coding sequence ATGGCAGAATTAAAAGACGCTGTTTTAAAGGCAATGAAAGATGCTGGCAAACCGGTTAGGCCGGGAGATGTTGCAAAGATGCTTAATGTTGACAGTAAAGAGGTTTCAAAGGCTATTAAAGAGTTGAAAAACGAGGGAAAGGTAATTTCCCCTAAAAGGTGTTACTACGCACCAAACGAATAA
- a CDS encoding peroxiredoxin: MMGLVGKQAPDFKATAVMPDNSFKEISLKDYEGKYIVLFFYPLDFTFVCPTEIIAFDHKLDEFKKRNAEVIGVSIDSQFTHLAWKNTPVEKGGIGNIQYPLIADVSKQISRDYDVLFNDSVALRGLFIIGKDGIVKHSTVNFLDFGRNIDEVLRTLDAIQFVDEHGEACPANWKPGKPGMKPTPEGVAEYLAEHAEEL, from the coding sequence ATAATGGGTTTAGTAGGAAAACAGGCACCTGATTTTAAGGCTACGGCAGTTATGCCAGATAATTCATTCAAAGAGATTTCATTAAAGGATTACGAAGGAAAATACATTGTGTTATTCTTCTATCCTCTTGATTTTACATTTGTATGTCCAACAGAAATTATTGCTTTTGACCACAAATTAGATGAATTTAAAAAGAGAAATGCAGAAGTAATAGGAGTATCTATTGATTCACAGTTTACCCACCTTGCTTGGAAAAACACCCCTGTAGAAAAAGGTGGAATTGGAAATATTCAGTATCCATTGATTGCAGATGTGTCAAAACAGATATCAAGGGATTACGATGTCCTCTTTAATGATAGCGTTGCTTTAAGAGGTCTTTTTATAATAGGTAAAGATGGTATTGTAAAACATTCAACTGTTAACTTCCTTGATTTTGGAAGAAATATTGATGAAGTGTTAAGAACCCTTGACGCAATTCAGTTTGTTGATGAGCATGGAGAAGCATGCCCTGCTAACTGGAAACCGGGGAAACCGGGAATGAAACCAACCCCGGAAGGCGTGGCAGAGTATCTTGCTGAACACGCTGAAGAACTTTAA
- a CDS encoding desulfoferrodoxin, with the protein MNRGNVYKCEVCGNIVEVLKVGGGTLVCCGQDMKLLEEKTADSATEKHVPVIEKIDGGYKVYVGSTLHPMEEKHYIEWIELIADGVTHRAYLKPGDKPEAFFMIGEAKEVSAREHCNLHGLWKGNL; encoded by the coding sequence ATGAATAGAGGAAATGTTTACAAATGTGAAGTATGTGGAAATATTGTTGAAGTATTAAAAGTTGGCGGAGGAACACTTGTTTGCTGCGGCCAGGATATGAAACTTTTAGAAGAAAAAACCGCAGATAGTGCAACTGAAAAGCATGTACCTGTAATTGAAAAGATTGACGGGGGATATAAAGTTTATGTTGGTTCAACCCTCCACCCAATGGAAGAAAAGCACTATATTGAATGGATTGAATTAATTGCAGACGGAGTAACCCACAGGGCATATCTAAAACCAGGGGATAAACCAGAAGCATTCTTTATGATTGGAGAGGCAAAAGAGGTTTCAGCAAGGGAACACTGCAATCTCCACGGTTTGTGGAAAGGCAACCTTTAA